A single region of the Desulfomonile tiedjei genome encodes:
- the gcvH gene encoding glycine cleavage system protein GcvH: MEYEGYVFPDDLKYEKNHFWAKVEGDLVVTGATEFISKQAGDITFVDLPEEGDELTQGKPYGSIESGKWVGRIYAVISGEIAEVNELLEDEPEKMNEEPYGAAWICKIRPSNLEADLANLMSPDDSFKSFITDEIKKIEEQKK; this comes from the coding sequence GCTATGTTTTTCCGGATGACCTGAAGTACGAGAAGAATCATTTCTGGGCAAAAGTGGAAGGGGACCTGGTGGTCACCGGTGCAACAGAGTTTATCTCAAAGCAAGCGGGTGACATAACCTTCGTTGACCTCCCGGAAGAAGGCGACGAGCTGACCCAAGGCAAGCCGTACGGTTCCATTGAGTCGGGCAAATGGGTGGGAAGGATTTACGCTGTGATCTCCGGCGAAATAGCCGAGGTCAACGAACTGCTCGAGGACGAGCCTGAAAAAATGAACGAAGAGCCCTACGGTGCCGCGTGGATTTGTAAGATTCGCCCATCGAACCTGGAAGCGGATTTGGCTAATCTCATGTCTCCTGATGACTCGTTCAAAAGCTTCATCACGGACGAAATCAAGAAGATCGAGGAACAGAAGAAATAG